TCGCCCAGACCCGCTGGATCATCGAAGAGAAGGGCGCCCGGATCATCTTCCCGAACCCCAAGGTCAAAAACGGCCTGCGCGCCGGCATCCTGATCGTGCCCGCCACCGACGAAAACCTGGCATAACAGACACAGTAGTCCCCTGTAGGAGCGAGGCTTGCCCGCGAAAGCGATTTTAAATTCAACATCAATGTTGATTGTGAAATCGCCTTCGCGGGCAAGCCTCGCTCCTACGGGGACTGGCTCGGGGTTTAGACGGCTACCGCGCGAGGCTCGCTGCGACGCAACGCTCGCATCTTGTGCAGCGTATCGGCACAGGTCTTCGCCGCTTCCTGGCCTTTATGCACGAAATGCTCGAAGAAGAACTTCTGATGCTCTTCGCCGGCATGGAAGTGGTGCGGGGTTAAAACCACCGAGAACACCGGCACTTCAGTCTCCAGCTGAACCTGCATCAGGCCGCTGATCACCGACTGGGCGACGAATTCGTGACGGTAGATGCCGCCGTCGACCACCAGGCCCGCCGCGACGATGCCGGCATAACGTCCAGACTTGGCCAGCAGCTTGGCGTGCAGTGGAATTTCAAAGGCGCCGCCGACTTCGAAGAAATCGATCTCCGATTCCTGATAACCCTGGGCAATCATTTCGGCAACGAAGCCCTTACGGCTCTGGTCGACGATTTCCTTGTGCCAGCAGGCCTGGATGAACGCAACGCGCTCGCCCTGATGGTTTTTGCTTTTGCTATCGATTGCGGTGGGTTGCATGTTCTGACTCCTGTTTATGTAAAAAACAGGGCATATGAATCGAATGGGATTTAAGGGTACGCACGCTCGCACGAATGCCTGCGGACGGCCCTTTGGCGCCAATCCCGTTCTCTCTTCATCCGGACTATGACCGTCGGCCCCGGGATCACACCGGGTCTGCTGACCTTGCCGCCAGACACCACCGAAGCCGTGTCTGTCACCAAGCGCTCGCGGGCTATGCGCATTGCGCGCAATTACCGCCGGTGGGGAGTTGCACCCCGCCCTGAGAACGTTTTGCCGCCAGATTGTTTGGCGGCGCAGCTTTTTTAACACATATTTCCTGCCTGTGCATTGCTGCTATCTGATGATTGCTATCGACTTTTTCGCTCACTTGACGGGTCTTTTCCTTCGCTTGGGGTTGATTAATCGTTGTCATGACCGCAGTAATTCCTACCTGAAAGGGATTTTCCCCTGCTTACCGAGGCCAGATTCATGAGCGTTATCGATCTTCGCAGCGACACCGTTACCCAACCGACCGCCGGAATGCTCGACGCGATGGCCAGTGCGCCCACCGGTGACGACGTCTATGGCGAAGATCCGACGGTCAACCGCCTGGAAGCGGAACTGGCAAAACGGTTGGGGTTTGCCGCTGCGTTGTTCGTGCCGACGGGCACCATGAGCAATCTGCTGGGCCTGATGGCTCATTGCGAACGGGGTGACGAATACATCGTCGGCCAGCAGGCGCACACGTATAAGTACGAAGGTGGCGGCGCGGCGGTGCTTGGCTCGATCCAGCCGCAGCCGCTGGAAGTGCAGGCTGACGGCTCGCTGGACCTGGCGCACGTCGTCGCCGCGATCAAACCGGACGACTTCCATTTCGCTCGTACACGGTTGCTGGCGCTGGAAAACACCATGCAGGGCAAAGTCCTGCCGCTGGAATATCTCGCCCAGGCACGCAGTCTTACCCGTGAACATGGGTTGCAGCTGCACCTGGACGGCGCTCGGCTTTACAACGCGGCCGTCAAGTTGGGTGTTGATGCCCGCGAGATCACACAGCACTTCGATTCGGTTTCGGTCTGCCTGTCCAAAGGCCTGGGCGCGCCGATCGGGTCGGTGTTGTGCGGTTCGGCAGAGTTGATCGGCAAGGCGCGTCGCCTGCGCAAGATGGTCGGTGGTGGCATGCGCCAGGCCGGTCTTTTGGCCGCGGCGGGGCTTTATGCGCTGGATAACAACGTTCAGCGTCTGGCCGACGATCACGCCAATGCGCAATTTCTGGCCGACGGACTGCAAAAGGCCGGTTACGAAGTCGAGCCGGTGCAGACCAACATGGTTTACGTGAACATGGGCGACAAGGCCGAGGCGATCAAGGCCTTTGCCGCCGAGCGTGGCATCAAGCTGAGCGCTGCCGGACGCCTGCGGATGGTCACGCACATGGACGTTGACCGCGCTCAAATTGAGCAGGTCGTCGCGACATTCGTCGAGTTTTCTCGCAACTGATCGCCTTGGCGGTCCAATTGACCGTTTCTATCGTATAAACACGCTGTACCCCGCGCGCTGGGCCGATATAATGCGGCCCTTTGCCGTCGCTTCGTCTGTTGACGTTTCGTACAGGCCTTTGGCCGCAGCCTCCGTGGAAGAACCTAATGAAAAGCGCAGAAATCCGTGAAGCCTTCCTTCGCTTCTTCGAAGAGCAAGGCCACACCCGTGTAGCCTCCAGCTCTTTGATTCCGGGCAACGACCCAACCCTGCTGTTCACTAACGCGGGGATGAACCAGTTCAAGGACTGCTTCCTGGGCCAGGAAAAGCGCGCGTACACCCGCGCTGTCTCCAGCCAGAAATGCGTGCGCGCCGGCGGCAAGCACAACGACCTGGAAAACGTCGGTTATACCGCCCGTCACCACACCTTCTTCGAAATGCTGGGTAACTTCAGCTTCGGTGATTACTTCAAGCGCGACGCGATCACCTACGCCTGGAACTTCCTGACCTCCGAGCAGTGGCTGAACCTGCCGAAGGAAAAGCTCTGGGTCACCGTCTACGCCAGCGATGACGAGGCCTATGACATCTGGACCAAGGAGATCGGTGTTCCGGCCGAGCGCATGGTCCGCATCGGCGACAACAAGGGCGCGCCATACGCTTCCGATAACTTCTGGACCATGGGCGATACCGGCCCGTGCGGTCCTTGCACCGAGATTTTCTACGATCACGGCGCCGACATCTGGGGCGGCCCGCCGGGCTCGCCGGAAGAAGATGGCGACCGTTACATCGAGATCTGGAACAACGTGTTCATGCAGTTCAACCGCACCGCCGATGGCGTGTTGCACCCGCTGCCAGCGCCGTCGGTCGACACCGGCATGGGCCTGGAGCGGATCAGTGCCGTGCTGCAGCACGTTCACTCGAACTATGAAATCGACCTGTTCCAGAGTCTGCTGAGCGCATCGGCCAAGGCTATCGGCTGCACCAACGACGCTCAGGCTTCCCTGAAAGTCGTGGCTGACCACATTCGTTCGTGCGGTTTCCTGATTGCCGACGGCGTGCTGCCGTCCAACGAAGGCCGGGGTTATGTGCTGCGCCGGATCGTCCGTCGCGCCTGCCGTCATGGCAACAAACTGGGCGCCAAGGGCAGCTTCTTCTACCAGATCGTAGCGGCCCTGGTTGCCGAGATGGGCGAAGCCTTCCCTGAGCTGAAAGCTCAACAGGCACATATCGAACGCGTCCTGAAAGCCGAAGAAGAGCAGTTCGCCAAGACCCTGGAGCAGGGCCTGAAAATCCTTGAGCAGGATCTGGCCGAACTCAAAGGCGACGTGGTGCCGGGCGATGTGGTGTTCAAGCTCTACGACACCTACGGCTTCCCGATGGACCTGACGGGCGACATCGCTCGCGAGCGCAACTTGACCATCGACGAAGCAGGCTTCGAACGCGAAATGGAAGCCCAGCGCGTCCGTGCCCGTTCCGCCAGTTCCTTCGGCATGGACTACAACAGCCTGGTCAAGGTTGATGTGGCCACCGAATTCACCGGTTACAAAGCCACCAGCGGTTCGGCGAAAGTTGTTGGCCTCTATAAAGAAGGCCAGGCGGTCGACGTACTGAGTGAAGGCGAAGAAGGCGTGGTCGTTCTCAATCAGACCCCGTTCTACGCTGAGTCCGGCGGCCAGATTGGCGATTGCGGTTATCTGCAATCGAGCGGTGGCCGCTTCGACGTGCGTGACACCACCAAGACCGGCGGCGCATTTCTGCACCACGGTGTGTTGGCATCGGGCAGCTTGATCATCGGTTCGCCGGTTGAAACCCACGTTGAAGCCGAGGTGCGCCACGCCACTTCGCTGAATCACTCGGCCACTCACTTGCTGCATGCGGCGTTGCGTAAAGTGCTGGGCGATCACGTTCAGCAGAAAGGCTCGTTGGTCGACAGTCAGCGCCTGCGCTTTGACTTCAGC
This region of Pseudomonas mandelii genomic DNA includes:
- a CDS encoding 6,7-dimethyl-8-ribityllumazine synthase; translated protein: MQPTAIDSKSKNHQGERVAFIQACWHKEIVDQSRKGFVAEMIAQGYQESEIDFFEVGGAFEIPLHAKLLAKSGRYAGIVAAGLVVDGGIYRHEFVAQSVISGLMQVQLETEVPVFSVVLTPHHFHAGEEHQKFFFEHFVHKGQEAAKTCADTLHKMRALRRSEPRAVAV
- the ltaE gene encoding low-specificity L-threonine aldolase gives rise to the protein MSVIDLRSDTVTQPTAGMLDAMASAPTGDDVYGEDPTVNRLEAELAKRLGFAAALFVPTGTMSNLLGLMAHCERGDEYIVGQQAHTYKYEGGGAAVLGSIQPQPLEVQADGSLDLAHVVAAIKPDDFHFARTRLLALENTMQGKVLPLEYLAQARSLTREHGLQLHLDGARLYNAAVKLGVDAREITQHFDSVSVCLSKGLGAPIGSVLCGSAELIGKARRLRKMVGGGMRQAGLLAAAGLYALDNNVQRLADDHANAQFLADGLQKAGYEVEPVQTNMVYVNMGDKAEAIKAFAAERGIKLSAAGRLRMVTHMDVDRAQIEQVVATFVEFSRN
- the alaS gene encoding alanine--tRNA ligase; protein product: MKSAEIREAFLRFFEEQGHTRVASSSLIPGNDPTLLFTNAGMNQFKDCFLGQEKRAYTRAVSSQKCVRAGGKHNDLENVGYTARHHTFFEMLGNFSFGDYFKRDAITYAWNFLTSEQWLNLPKEKLWVTVYASDDEAYDIWTKEIGVPAERMVRIGDNKGAPYASDNFWTMGDTGPCGPCTEIFYDHGADIWGGPPGSPEEDGDRYIEIWNNVFMQFNRTADGVLHPLPAPSVDTGMGLERISAVLQHVHSNYEIDLFQSLLSASAKAIGCTNDAQASLKVVADHIRSCGFLIADGVLPSNEGRGYVLRRIVRRACRHGNKLGAKGSFFYQIVAALVAEMGEAFPELKAQQAHIERVLKAEEEQFAKTLEQGLKILEQDLAELKGDVVPGDVVFKLYDTYGFPMDLTGDIARERNLTIDEAGFEREMEAQRVRARSASSFGMDYNSLVKVDVATEFTGYKATSGSAKVVGLYKEGQAVDVLSEGEEGVVVLNQTPFYAESGGQIGDCGYLQSSGGRFDVRDTTKTGGAFLHHGVLASGSLIIGSPVETHVEAEVRHATSLNHSATHLLHAALRKVLGDHVQQKGSLVDSQRLRFDFSHFEAIKPEQLKALEDIVNAEIRKNSAVETEETDIETAKKKGAMALFGEKYGDNVRVLSMGGDFSVELCGGIHANRTGDIGLLKIISEGGVASGVRRIEAVTGAAALAYLNAAEEQLKEAANLVKGSRDNLIDKLSAVLERNRLLEKQLEQLQAKAASAAGDDLSASALDVKGVKVLAVRLDGQDAKALLALVDQLKNKLGRAVILLGSVHEEKVVLVAGVTKDLTGQLKAGDLMKQAAAAVGGKGGGRPDMAQGGGTDAGALDAALALTVPFVEQGL